The Polyangiaceae bacterium genome includes a region encoding these proteins:
- a CDS encoding AAA family ATPase, translating to MQFGRAQFVGDGHELNRTDDTRASNPSFAVSIHGNRSFLRTKPETKKRRIPSDVVEQEESMQAMNELIEQTENNIETKENENETTEANTQEQDTNQTEKNPFTSGAICLADLAHEPLPRVEYVAERLAIAPGRPTVIFGQSGRGKTLFTSYIASCVALNLPLFSKYDVRAGEVLHLDYELGQHEMQVRYRQMVVGLGLDLDAAPGIWFRSYPALKLDEPDARVHLRQAMEGKQLVIIDPLSRATSATDNDPRIGDALAMTGELSNELGVAVVWVHHEGKRVGTGYGRGSSAIQDSAGCVLRVSSPERGRFVVEQVKAVPHPVAPLMFEIEEVGGIAPETRRARGLRLVEYDPDATPVVAATNKTDVRAAIIAFLEGHPEGASGRDTRKAVGGNTSRFVQSMRVLIAQNIVVVRPDPKDGRKQIYMLARNSPDFEPTNGTVIQFPSRRDESEGDDV from the coding sequence TTGCAGTTCGGGCGCGCCCAATTCGTCGGCGATGGTCATGAGCTGAACCGTACCGACGACACGCGCGCGAGCAATCCATCTTTCGCGGTTTCCATCCACGGGAACCGCTCTTTCTTGAGAACAAAACCGGAAACCAAAAAGCGACGCATCCCGAGCGATGTCGTCGAGCAGGAGGAGTCCATGCAGGCCATGAACGAACTCATCGAGCAAACCGAGAACAACATCGAAACGAAGGAGAACGAGAATGAGACGACCGAAGCGAATACGCAGGAACAAGACACCAACCAGACCGAGAAGAACCCGTTCACGTCAGGAGCGATCTGTCTGGCCGATCTGGCGCACGAGCCGCTTCCCAGGGTGGAATACGTGGCGGAACGACTCGCGATTGCGCCTGGACGGCCGACGGTGATCTTCGGTCAATCAGGTCGAGGTAAGACGTTGTTTACCTCGTACATCGCCAGCTGCGTCGCGCTGAACCTGCCCCTCTTCAGCAAGTACGACGTTCGAGCCGGAGAAGTACTGCACCTCGATTACGAGCTTGGCCAGCACGAGATGCAAGTCAGGTATCGACAGATGGTCGTCGGCCTTGGTCTCGATCTCGACGCAGCGCCTGGCATCTGGTTCCGTTCCTACCCTGCCTTGAAGCTCGACGAACCCGATGCTCGCGTCCATCTACGACAAGCGATGGAGGGAAAGCAGCTCGTGATCATCGACCCGCTTTCGAGGGCAACTTCGGCGACGGACAACGATCCTCGAATTGGCGACGCATTGGCCATGACCGGTGAACTCTCGAACGAGCTTGGTGTCGCGGTGGTCTGGGTGCATCACGAAGGAAAACGCGTCGGCACTGGATACGGTCGAGGCTCGTCGGCGATTCAGGACAGCGCCGGCTGCGTGCTCCGCGTGTCGTCGCCCGAGCGCGGTCGTTTCGTCGTGGAGCAAGTGAAAGCAGTGCCGCATCCCGTTGCTCCCCTCATGTTCGAGATCGAAGAAGTGGGTGGCATCGCTCCGGAGACGCGGCGAGCGCGAGGGCTTCGGCTGGTGGAGTACGACCCCGACGCGACGCCTGTTGTTGCGGCGACGAACAAGACCGACGTACGTGCGGCCATTATCGCCTTTTTGGAGGGGCATCCGGAGGGGGCGAGCGGACGGGATACACGCAAAGCAGTAGGAGGCAACACCTCAAGGTTCGTTCAGAGCATGAGGGTGTTGATCGCGCAGAACATAGTCGTTGTCCGTCCGGATCCGAAGGACGGCAGAAAGCAGATCTACATGCTGGCCAGGAACTCGCCCGACTTCGAGCCCACGAACGGGACGGTTATCCAGTTCCCGAGCCGCCGTGACGAAAGCGAGGGCGACGATGTTTGA
- a CDS encoding recombinase family protein, with amino-acid sequence MSKEEQHIGPQAQRDAIEAWAAREGVDVVGWHLDQGFTGKLPPGKRPALADALAALHEHQAGVLVVAKRDRLARDVLVAGYLEMKVRQAGARIVSVAGEGTGDDSPTDRLMRQIIDAFAEYERQIIAARTRAALQAKKARGERAGNLPWGYRADDNGKLVEDVDEQLVIARIRDLRDEGVSIRGVVQCLAEEGYRSRVGRPLTQGTVWNILCALAGRVA; translated from the coding sequence GTGAGCAAGGAGGAGCAGCACATCGGGCCGCAAGCTCAGCGCGACGCGATCGAAGCGTGGGCCGCTCGGGAAGGTGTAGATGTCGTCGGCTGGCATCTTGACCAGGGGTTCACCGGGAAGCTCCCGCCGGGCAAACGACCAGCTCTTGCAGACGCGCTGGCCGCTCTGCACGAGCACCAGGCCGGTGTTCTCGTCGTGGCCAAACGAGACCGGCTGGCCAGGGACGTCTTGGTCGCCGGCTACCTGGAGATGAAGGTCAGGCAAGCCGGCGCACGGATCGTGTCAGTTGCTGGCGAAGGCACCGGCGACGACTCACCGACCGACCGCCTCATGCGCCAGATCATCGACGCCTTTGCCGAGTACGAGCGGCAGATCATCGCCGCTCGAACTCGCGCAGCGCTCCAGGCGAAGAAGGCCCGTGGTGAACGAGCTGGCAACTTGCCCTGGGGCTATCGCGCCGACGATAACGGCAAGCTCGTGGAGGACGTCGATGAGCAGCTCGTGATCGCGCGCATTCGCGACCTGCGCGACGAGGGTGTGAGCATCCGTGGAGTCGTCCAGTGCTTGGCCGAAGAAGGCTACCGATCGCGGGTCGGGAGGCCGCTCACTCAGGGGACGGTCTGGAACATCCTGTGCGCGCTCGCCGGTCGCGTTGCGTAG
- a CDS encoding addiction module protein: MRPSNAEKVLSDALELTAQDRAKLAAALLASLDEGEDEDAGHAWAAQIEGRAERVLSGGSQGAPWEAVRERLVARLRRG; this comes from the coding sequence GTGAGACCCTCGAACGCCGAGAAAGTCCTCAGCGACGCGCTGGAGCTGACCGCCCAAGACCGAGCCAAGCTCGCCGCTGCTCTGCTGGCCAGCCTCGACGAAGGCGAAGACGAGGACGCCGGGCACGCTTGGGCTGCGCAGATAGAGGGTCGAGCAGAGCGGGTGCTCTCCGGTGGCTCGCAAGGGGCCCCTTGGGAAGCCGTCCGCGAGCGGCTCGTCGCTCGGCTGCGGCGCGGCTGA
- a CDS encoding YdiU family protein yields the protein MTFAFDNTYARLPSRFFAPVSPTRVRAPRVVKINRALALELGLDPDELESPAGAQVLAGNALPDRAEPIALAYAGHQFGSFVPQLGDGRAILLGELVTADGRRVDVQLKGSGPTPFSRRGDGRAALGPVLREYVVSEAMAALGVPTTRALAVVLTGEQVFREEALPGAVLTRVAASHIRVGTFELFAARDDRDALATLASHALRRHYPGSVGTGDDAGALLERVVEAQASLVARWLGVGFVHGVMNTDNTAISGETIDYGPCAFLDEYAPGKTFSSIDHAGRYAFAAQPRIALWNLARFAETLLPLLADDEDDAVRVATEQLQRFQPIFAAAHAGVLRSKLGLARAEQDDAALAADLLDRMAESEVDYTLLFRGLCAAAEDPAEDSRIALLFRDPEAFHGWSRAWRRRLAREEREPRARAAAMRRENPAFIPRNHRIAEAIEAAVRRDDFAPFDALVRVLGRPYDDQPEAAHLARAPRAEERVRQTFCGT from the coding sequence ATGACCTTCGCCTTCGACAACACCTACGCGCGACTCCCCTCCCGCTTCTTCGCGCCCGTCTCCCCGACCAGGGTCCGCGCGCCGCGCGTCGTGAAGATCAACCGCGCGCTCGCTCTCGAGCTCGGGTTGGATCCGGACGAGCTCGAGTCGCCCGCCGGAGCGCAGGTGCTCGCCGGCAACGCGCTGCCCGACCGAGCGGAGCCCATCGCCCTGGCGTACGCCGGACACCAGTTCGGCTCCTTCGTGCCTCAGCTCGGCGACGGGCGCGCCATCCTGCTGGGGGAGCTCGTCACGGCAGACGGACGGCGCGTGGACGTACAGCTCAAGGGCTCCGGCCCCACGCCCTTCTCGCGCCGCGGTGACGGGCGAGCAGCGCTCGGTCCCGTCCTGCGCGAGTACGTCGTCAGCGAAGCGATGGCCGCTCTCGGCGTTCCGACGACCCGTGCGCTCGCGGTCGTGCTGACCGGCGAGCAGGTGTTTCGAGAAGAGGCGCTCCCCGGGGCAGTGCTCACCCGCGTCGCCGCCAGTCACATCCGAGTCGGCACCTTCGAGCTCTTCGCCGCGCGTGACGATCGTGATGCCTTGGCCACGCTGGCGTCGCACGCGCTCCGCAGGCACTACCCCGGCTCCGTGGGCACCGGCGACGACGCGGGGGCTCTGCTCGAGCGCGTCGTCGAGGCCCAGGCGAGCCTCGTCGCGCGCTGGCTCGGAGTCGGCTTCGTGCACGGGGTGATGAACACCGACAACACCGCCATCTCCGGCGAGACCATCGACTACGGGCCTTGCGCGTTCCTCGACGAATACGCTCCGGGCAAGACGTTCAGCTCCATCGATCACGCTGGGCGCTACGCGTTCGCCGCTCAACCCCGGATCGCCCTGTGGAATCTGGCGCGCTTCGCCGAGACCCTGCTGCCCCTCCTAGCCGACGACGAGGACGACGCCGTCCGCGTCGCGACCGAGCAGCTCCAGCGCTTTCAGCCCATCTTCGCCGCGGCGCACGCAGGGGTGCTGCGCTCGAAGCTCGGCCTCGCGCGAGCAGAGCAGGACGACGCCGCGCTCGCGGCCGACCTGCTCGATCGGATGGCGGAGAGTGAGGTGGACTACACTCTCCTGTTCCGCGGCCTGTGCGCCGCCGCCGAAGACCCCGCGGAGGACTCGCGGATCGCCTTGCTGTTCCGCGACCCGGAGGCGTTCCACGGTTGGTCGCGCGCGTGGCGCCGCCGCCTGGCGCGGGAGGAGCGCGAGCCCCGTGCGCGCGCGGCGGCCATGCGGCGCGAGAACCCCGCGTTCATCCCGCGCAACCACCGCATCGCCGAAGCCATCGAAGCCGCGGTCCGCCGCGACGACTTCGCGCCCTTCGATGCGCTGGTCCGGGTGCTCGGGCGACCCTACGACGACCAACCGGAGGCCGCGCACCTCGCCAGAGCGCCTCGGGCCGAAGAGCGGGTGCGCCAGACCTTCTGCGGGACCTAG
- a CDS encoding DUF4259 domain-containing protein, whose product MGAWDVGTFDNDTACDWAFELHGTEDLSVVRHAIEAVLVAGTDYLDADHACEALAACEVIARLRGKWGEQNAHTEALDKWVRTHPLTPAPELVQHALEAIDRIVGQPSELRELWDESPDADKWHAAVAELRARVAGHGTAAS is encoded by the coding sequence ATGGGAGCGTGGGACGTCGGCACCTTCGACAACGATACGGCTTGCGACTGGGCCTTCGAGCTGCACGGCACCGAGGATCTGTCGGTCGTTCGCCATGCCATCGAGGCGGTGTTGGTCGCGGGGACCGACTACCTGGACGCCGATCACGCCTGTGAGGCACTGGCGGCCTGCGAGGTGATCGCGCGCCTCAGGGGCAAGTGGGGAGAGCAGAACGCGCACACCGAGGCCCTGGACAAATGGGTCCGTACACACCCGCTCACCCCGGCCCCGGAGCTGGTCCAGCACGCGCTCGAAGCCATCGATCGCATCGTCGGGCAGCCCTCCGAGCTCCGCGAGCTCTGGGACGAGAGCCCAGACGCCGACAAGTGGCACGCGGCCGTGGCGGAGCTAAGGGCTCGCGTCGCGGGCCACGGGACAGCGGCGTCCTGA
- a CDS encoding fused MFS/spermidine synthase — MSTPLAPAVESGMSRTSTAPGATPFWIPVALFVVSGATGLVDQLCFSKYLTYIVGSTAHAVSAVLAAFMAGLAIGAHFGGKLSSRIKNPLFAYGVLELAVAASVALAPFAFQALTPLYVKVAQAAPGSLVVLSGARWCLAMLVVIVPTTAMGATLPFLSRALGEGAAATPAEAARRARRLGILYAANTLGGALGALAAAYAILPALGLTKTLAAAAALSGAIGVFSLLLGRRGALLAEPAHSGPSEAREDAEARAVPQADPGSREQVLLTTLAFASGYLVFSAEVVFTHLLALIIGNSAYAFGLILAVFLTCLFVGASRAPALGRRYGDATLPASLVLTGALLALTLPLWDRLPLVFKGTGEQVASFEGREAVRGLVAFAVLCLPTSLMGLTFPLLLSRVARYAGVGRLVGRLTAVNTIGAVTGSLVTGYLVLPALGSQRVLATCAVVFALLGVATALTTSATAKRFALGFAALALLLALGAPRWDLARLTSGSNVYFDSERPPDELLMMEEDVHGGVTTVARRGDVLTLYTNGKFQGNNGWEMNAQRFFAHYPSLFVPEHRRALVIGLGTGTTLGTIAAYPWQGVDMVEISPAIARAAKQHFGSINRNALDDPKVKLHLADGRNFLLLTTERYGLVSMELSSVWFAGASNLYSREFYRLVHSRLEPGGVFQQWVQLHHMSRRDFATILHTLADEFDHVTLFYGGGQGILVASERPLVASRAHLERMQADPTVHDSIPNNRLLATLLDDVIVTDKGLRRFIEDSARQAGLGVGDLVSSDDNLYLEYATPRGNVLPWSSREELVKTLRSYRDPAEIAAMLGP, encoded by the coding sequence TTGTCCACGCCCCTCGCCCCTGCCGTCGAGTCCGGAATGTCGCGCACCAGCACGGCGCCCGGCGCAACCCCGTTCTGGATCCCGGTCGCCTTGTTCGTCGTCTCCGGGGCGACCGGGCTGGTCGATCAGCTCTGCTTCTCGAAGTACCTGACTTACATCGTCGGTTCCACGGCGCACGCCGTGAGCGCGGTGCTCGCTGCGTTCATGGCGGGCCTGGCCATCGGCGCGCATTTCGGCGGCAAGCTCTCTTCTCGCATCAAGAACCCGCTCTTCGCCTACGGCGTGCTCGAGCTCGCGGTCGCAGCGTCGGTCGCGCTCGCCCCGTTCGCCTTCCAGGCGCTGACCCCGCTCTACGTGAAGGTCGCTCAGGCCGCGCCGGGCTCGCTGGTGGTGCTGAGCGGCGCACGCTGGTGCCTGGCCATGCTGGTGGTGATCGTGCCGACCACCGCGATGGGAGCGACCTTGCCCTTCCTGTCACGAGCGCTCGGCGAAGGGGCCGCGGCCACGCCGGCGGAGGCCGCACGCCGCGCGCGCCGCCTGGGGATCCTCTACGCCGCCAACACGCTGGGCGGCGCCCTGGGTGCTCTCGCCGCTGCCTACGCGATCTTGCCGGCGCTGGGGCTGACGAAGACCCTCGCCGCCGCGGCGGCGTTGAGCGGCGCCATCGGCGTGTTCTCCCTGCTCTTGGGCCGCAGGGGCGCCCTGCTCGCCGAGCCCGCCCACTCGGGGCCGAGCGAAGCTCGAGAGGACGCGGAGGCCAGAGCGGTCCCCCAGGCCGATCCCGGCTCCCGGGAGCAGGTCCTGCTCACGACCTTGGCCTTCGCCTCGGGCTACCTGGTGTTCTCCGCGGAGGTCGTGTTCACGCACCTCTTGGCGCTGATCATCGGAAACAGCGCCTACGCGTTCGGGCTCATCCTCGCCGTCTTCCTCACCTGCCTGTTCGTGGGCGCGTCACGCGCTCCGGCTCTCGGCAGGCGCTACGGCGACGCGACGCTGCCAGCGAGCCTGGTCCTGACCGGAGCGCTGCTCGCGCTCACGCTGCCGCTCTGGGATCGCTTGCCGCTGGTGTTCAAGGGCACTGGCGAGCAAGTCGCGAGCTTCGAGGGCCGCGAGGCGGTGCGGGGTCTGGTCGCGTTCGCGGTGCTATGCCTGCCGACCTCGCTGATGGGGCTGACCTTCCCGCTGCTCTTGTCGCGCGTCGCGCGCTACGCCGGCGTCGGGCGCCTGGTCGGGCGCCTCACTGCGGTCAACACCATCGGAGCAGTGACCGGCTCGCTGGTAACCGGGTACCTCGTGCTGCCCGCGCTGGGCTCGCAGCGCGTGCTCGCGACCTGCGCGGTGGTCTTCGCCCTGCTCGGCGTCGCCACGGCGCTGACGACCTCGGCGACCGCCAAGCGCTTCGCGCTCGGTTTCGCGGCGCTCGCCCTGCTCCTCGCGCTCGGCGCGCCGCGCTGGGATCTGGCTCGCTTGACCAGCGGCTCCAACGTCTACTTCGACAGCGAGCGGCCGCCGGACGAGCTCCTGATGATGGAGGAAGACGTCCACGGTGGGGTCACCACGGTGGCGCGGCGCGGCGACGTCTTGACCCTGTACACGAACGGAAAGTTCCAGGGGAACAACGGCTGGGAGATGAACGCCCAGCGCTTCTTCGCCCACTACCCCTCGCTGTTCGTGCCGGAGCACCGGCGCGCGCTGGTCATCGGTCTCGGGACCGGCACCACCCTGGGCACCATCGCGGCTTACCCTTGGCAGGGCGTGGACATGGTTGAGATCTCGCCCGCCATCGCCCGCGCCGCGAAGCAGCACTTCGGCAGCATCAACCGCAACGCCCTCGACGATCCCAAGGTGAAGCTCCACCTGGCGGACGGCCGCAACTTCCTGTTGCTCACCACCGAGCGCTACGGCCTGGTCAGCATGGAGCTGTCGAGCGTCTGGTTCGCCGGCGCGTCGAACCTGTACAGCCGAGAGTTCTACCGGCTGGTTCACTCGCGCCTCGAGCCCGGCGGGGTGTTCCAGCAGTGGGTGCAGCTGCACCACATGAGCCGGCGCGACTTCGCGACCATCCTGCACACGCTGGCGGACGAGTTCGACCACGTCACGCTGTTCTACGGCGGCGGGCAGGGCATCCTGGTCGCCTCCGAGCGCCCCCTCGTCGCCTCCCGCGCCCACCTCGAGCGCATGCAGGCCGATCCGACGGTACACGACAGCATCCCGAACAACCGCCTGTTGGCCACGCTGCTCGACGACGTCATCGTCACCGACAAGGGGCTCCGCCGCTTCATCGAGGACTCGGCGCGCCAGGCCGGCCTCGGCGTCGGCGACCTGGTGTCGAGCGACGACAACCTGTACCTCGAGTACGCCACGCCGCGCGGCAACGTCCTGCCCTGGTCGAGCCGAGAGGAGCTGGTGAAGACGCTCCGGAGCTACCGCGACCCCGCCGAGATCGCCGCGATGCTCGGCCCCTGA
- a CDS encoding serine/threonine protein kinase, which produces MGNAHEAGRVVGRYVLYDEIASGGMATIHLGRMIGQVGFARTVAIKRLHPHFAKDPEFVAMFIDEARLAAGIRHPNVVSTLDVVALEGDLFLVMEYVEGDSLSHLIKRVTARDQRIPPGVVSGIVSNVLYGLHAAHTAKDERGEALHIVHRDVSPQNVLVGLDGVARVVDFGVAKASRRIMETEAGRIKGKFRYMAPEQVKADKFDHRVDVFAAGIVLWEALTGRGLFVADEPMRTMTMVIEHPIEPPSSLVPGIPSAVDDVVLRALERSPAERYQSAREMAMDLEDALPPAVPRVIGEWVDGLVGETLRKRAERLIELGSESNASAAGLPQPATVPDAVPSAPLPAPLPVDAAPPIPAAPAPQAPVPLPVLEATPVPAHPLRTEPSSQVSEVSTAAWDTAAQRSLFPLRPNKQLKVVLGAVAGAMALFLVVLVVVLKGRAPTDEAPDVLGLPPTGAARPEVPVEATPPPAPAPVPAPPAATPEPTSEPAVPAPKPAPAPEKPPPTPQISAAPAAPKAAPKPAGDCNPPWVIDANGIKKFKRHCM; this is translated from the coding sequence TTGGGCAACGCGCACGAAGCCGGACGGGTGGTCGGCCGCTACGTGCTCTACGACGAGATCGCGTCGGGGGGCATGGCGACGATCCACCTCGGCCGCATGATTGGCCAGGTCGGGTTCGCGCGCACCGTCGCCATCAAGCGTCTCCACCCCCACTTCGCCAAGGACCCGGAGTTCGTGGCGATGTTCATCGACGAGGCGCGTTTGGCGGCGGGCATCCGCCACCCGAACGTGGTCTCCACCCTCGATGTCGTGGCGCTCGAGGGGGACCTGTTCCTGGTGATGGAGTACGTGGAAGGGGACTCGCTCTCTCACCTGATCAAGCGCGTGACCGCCCGGGACCAGCGCATTCCGCCGGGCGTGGTGAGCGGCATCGTGAGCAACGTGCTCTACGGCCTGCACGCCGCACACACGGCGAAGGACGAGCGCGGCGAGGCGCTGCACATCGTCCACCGCGACGTCTCCCCGCAGAACGTCCTGGTGGGTCTCGACGGCGTGGCGCGCGTGGTCGACTTCGGTGTCGCCAAGGCGTCGCGGCGCATCATGGAGACCGAGGCCGGACGCATCAAGGGCAAGTTCCGCTACATGGCGCCGGAGCAGGTGAAGGCGGACAAGTTCGACCATCGGGTGGACGTCTTCGCAGCGGGCATCGTGCTCTGGGAGGCCCTGACTGGGCGGGGGCTCTTCGTCGCCGACGAGCCGATGCGCACCATGACGATGGTGATCGAGCACCCGATCGAGCCACCTTCCAGCCTGGTCCCGGGGATCCCGAGCGCGGTGGACGACGTGGTGCTGCGCGCGCTCGAGCGCTCGCCCGCCGAGCGCTACCAGAGCGCCCGCGAGATGGCGATGGATCTGGAGGACGCGCTGCCGCCGGCGGTGCCGCGCGTGATCGGCGAGTGGGTCGACGGCCTGGTCGGCGAGACGCTGCGCAAGCGTGCCGAGCGCCTGATCGAGCTCGGCAGCGAATCGAACGCCTCCGCTGCCGGCTTGCCGCAGCCGGCGACGGTGCCCGACGCGGTTCCGAGCGCGCCGCTGCCCGCTCCGCTGCCCGTCGACGCGGCGCCGCCCATCCCCGCGGCGCCCGCGCCGCAAGCCCCCGTGCCGCTGCCGGTCCTCGAGGCCACCCCCGTGCCGGCTCATCCGCTGCGCACCGAGCCGAGCTCGCAGGTCTCCGAGGTCTCCACCGCCGCCTGGGACACGGCAGCGCAACGCTCGCTGTTCCCGCTCCGACCGAACAAGCAGCTCAAGGTGGTGCTCGGCGCGGTGGCGGGCGCGATGGCGCTGTTTCTCGTCGTCTTGGTCGTCGTGCTCAAAGGCCGCGCTCCGACCGACGAGGCGCCGGACGTGCTCGGTCTACCCCCGACCGGCGCCGCCCGCCCGGAGGTACCCGTAGAGGCGACCCCGCCGCCCGCGCCGGCGCCCGTGCCGGCACCGCCCGCCGCGACGCCGGAGCCGACGAGCGAGCCCGCGGTGCCGGCGCCGAAGCCCGCGCCCGCGCCCGAAAAGCCTCCGCCGACGCCACAGATCTCAGCGGCCCCCGCCGCGCCCAAGGCGGCGCCGAAGCCCGCTGGGGACTGCAACCCACCGTGGGTGATTGACGCGAACGGCATCAAGAAGTTCAAACGGCACTGCATGTGA
- a CDS encoding D-alanine--D-alanine ligase, which translates to MKAPRIGVVMGGTSAEREVSLSTGRAVAKALGSAGRNVVEIELGPGIDTVGALRAARIDVAFLALHGRLGEDGCIQGLLEILEIPYTGSSVLASALAMDKLKSKELFRLHNVPTPPYYVFDAEGLADVEEVHGSFGFPVVVKPRREGSSFGIAKADSPAALARAIADARRYDQSVLVERFIAGKEISVGILDGRVLGAIEIAPKSGMYDHHAKYTPGMTEYFMPARLPATRYRGVLNLAERAAQALDSAGAVRVDLLVTEGQNEYVLEVNTLPGMTPTSLLPKIAAEAGYSFADLCEAIVDRAGLGVAQPAAPAEHPALGAESEPDTLAVAV; encoded by the coding sequence ATGAAAGCGCCGCGTATCGGAGTCGTCATGGGCGGAACCTCGGCCGAGCGGGAGGTCTCCCTCAGCACCGGCAGAGCAGTGGCAAAGGCCCTGGGCTCGGCGGGGCGGAACGTGGTCGAGATCGAGCTCGGGCCCGGGATCGACACCGTGGGGGCGCTGCGCGCGGCTCGCATCGACGTGGCCTTCCTGGCGCTGCACGGCCGCCTGGGTGAGGACGGCTGCATCCAGGGCCTGCTCGAGATCCTCGAGATCCCCTACACGGGCTCGAGCGTGCTCGCGAGCGCCTTGGCCATGGACAAGCTGAAGAGCAAGGAGCTCTTCCGCCTGCACAACGTGCCGACGCCGCCGTACTACGTCTTCGACGCGGAAGGCCTGGCGGACGTGGAAGAAGTCCACGGCTCCTTCGGCTTCCCGGTGGTGGTCAAGCCACGGCGCGAGGGGTCGAGCTTCGGAATCGCCAAGGCGGACAGCCCCGCCGCTCTCGCTCGGGCCATCGCGGACGCGCGCCGCTACGATCAGAGCGTGTTGGTCGAGCGCTTCATCGCCGGCAAGGAGATCTCGGTGGGGATCCTCGACGGCCGCGTGCTCGGTGCCATCGAGATCGCGCCGAAGAGCGGCATGTACGATCACCACGCCAAGTACACCCCGGGGATGACCGAGTACTTCATGCCAGCGCGGCTGCCCGCGACCCGCTACCGCGGCGTGTTGAACCTCGCGGAGCGTGCCGCGCAGGCGCTGGACAGCGCCGGCGCCGTGCGCGTCGATCTACTGGTGACCGAAGGGCAGAACGAGTACGTGCTCGAGGTCAACACGCTGCCGGGCATGACCCCGACCAGCCTCCTGCCCAAGATCGCCGCTGAGGCCGGCTACTCCTTCGCCGATCTGTGCGAAGCCATCGTCGATCGCGCTGGCTTGGGCGTCGCGCAGCCGGCGGCGCCCGCGGAGCACCCCGCGCTCGGAGCCGAGTCCGAGCCGGACACCCTGGCCGTCGCGGTCTGA
- a CDS encoding serine/threonine-protein phosphatase yields MKITSYGATDLGKRRQVNEDAYLCDDELGLWVVADGMGGHAAGEVASQEAVDTVYGMVKRGKRALELEGDFSEEKARAAARLLEGAVQAATYMVFAMAELDANKAGMGTTLSTMMALGDFAVLAQVGDSRIYRVRGGEAAQLTEDHTLIAWQLKQGLITAEEAKHSRHRNVITRAVGNRDYVQVDTHWVELELGDQFLLCSDGLHGYLRTAEIPDVTALGGEACVRKFIEIANGRGGRDNITAVLVEIT; encoded by the coding sequence CTGAAGATCACGTCGTACGGCGCGACCGACTTGGGCAAGCGGCGTCAGGTCAACGAGGACGCCTACCTCTGCGACGACGAGCTGGGTCTGTGGGTCGTCGCCGACGGCATGGGGGGCCATGCGGCGGGTGAGGTGGCGAGCCAGGAGGCGGTGGACACCGTCTACGGCATGGTGAAGCGGGGCAAACGCGCGCTCGAGCTCGAGGGCGACTTCAGCGAGGAGAAGGCCCGGGCCGCGGCGCGGCTGCTCGAGGGCGCAGTTCAGGCCGCGACCTACATGGTGTTCGCGATGGCGGAGCTGGATGCCAACAAGGCCGGCATGGGCACCACGCTGAGCACGATGATGGCCCTGGGCGACTTCGCGGTGCTCGCTCAGGTCGGCGACAGCCGGATCTACCGAGTGCGTGGCGGTGAAGCCGCACAACTCACGGAAGATCACACACTTATCGCCTGGCAGCTCAAGCAAGGCCTCATCACCGCCGAGGAGGCCAAGCACAGCCGGCACCGCAACGTGATCACGCGGGCGGTGGGCAATCGCGACTACGTGCAGGTCGACACCCATTGGGTCGAGCTCGAGTTGGGCGACCAATTCCTGCTCTGTAGCGACGGGCTCCACGGCTACCTGCGCACCGCTGAAATTCCCGACGTTACCGCGCTCGGCGGCGAGGCTTGTGTGCGCAAGTTCATCGAGATCGCCAACGGCCGCGGCGGTCGCGACAACATCACCGCCGTGCTGGTCGAAATCACCTGA